A window of bacterium genomic DNA:
TGGAAGATCCAGGTTTGGTGATTGCCGATCTGATGAATTTTTATGATGCCTTTCATTATGAACCGCATGCAGAAGATCCAAACGATCATATCGCGGTACAAACGGGTTTTGCCGGTTTTCTTGCTTTAAAAAAAGCATACGCTATTTCCACGAACAATCAGGAAGCGCATAGAATTACACGCGTTGCGCTGAAGCATTTCCTGGGAAAACATCTCACGCGAATGATTCGCGGAATGGCATCAAATCTAACGGGATGCGAACCGAAATACCTTCGAAACGTCATGCGTTATTTAATGCGATGCGTCAGCCATGTGCCGCTGCTGCCAATTCAGAAAGCGCCCCAACTGACGGAAGAAACAATCCGCTGCGGTCTGTAGTCTAAGCATGGAGGTAATTGTGCGAACTCTGCTGATTGCTGTTCTTTTCTTACTACCCTTTGCTGCTGAAGCGGTAGAACTAACGCCCAAAGATTCACCATGGAAGCTGGATATTTATGGTGTGATTCTCACAAACGCTTACTGGAATTCCAGCGGAGTCGTCGGTTCCGATGTTCCCTTGTGGGTCGTCTCGAAAAGTGATCCGCGCGCTGAAGACACGGAATTTTCGATAACCGCGCGCCAGACACGCTTCGGTTTTCGTATCAACGCTCCGGATGTTGGCTCTGCAAAAGTGAGTGGACTTTTAGAAAGCGATTTCGTTGGAGGTTTTCCGGCATCGGGGCAGGCGCCTTCTTTTTCGAATCCGCGCATGCGCCTTTCCTGGGTAAAACTGGATTAGGAAAATACTTCGTTCACAGCCGGACAGGATTGGATCATCCTGGCTCCCCTAAACCCAACAACGCTTTCTCATTTTGCAATCGTCGGACTGGCATCCTCCGGAAATCTATGGCTTCGCTATCCACTTCTCCGCGTTGATCACACTCACGCCCTCGGGTCCGGAAAAATTCAGCTGATGGGAGGCATTGTTCGTCCGGTCAGTGGATCGGATGTTCCTGCTGGTGGAACATTGATTGATGTTGGAGGCGCAGGCGAACGCTCCGCCATGCCCTTCTGGCAGGGGCGTTTGGGGTATTCGCGCCCCTTAGCAAATGACAAAACCGTGGCATTCGGGATCTCAGCGCATTATGGAAAAGAGGATCACCGACTTCCTGCATTCAGCAAAGAAATCAATTCATCGGCCATAGCAGGCGACTTCATCGTCCCGTTAGGAAAAGCAATTACAATGCAAGGTGAAGTTTTTACTGGTTCGAATCTAGATTCGTTTCAAGGAGGCATCAACCAGGGTTTCGAACTGTTCACTACGAACATCGAATCACTGGACACAACAGGAGGATGGGTACAGATCTCAGTCACACCGCCGCAAAGCAAGAATCTTTCGTTTCATGTTGCTTACGGCTTAGATGACCCCGAAGAAAAAGGGAGCGCTTCCAACGTTCAGCGTTTATGCAACTCAACCTGGATGGGCAGCATCTTCTACCGCTTTTCAAAACAGTTTCAAACAGCGATTGAGTACAATCACATCACCACGGAGTATTTTCAATCCGGAGACAACAGCGCCGATGTGGTGAACTTTGCCGTCGGTTTTTGGTTTTAAACGATTTTGCCAAACGGGTTGCAGTTCACTGCGCGCTGATAGGATATTTTTTCCAGATGAACCGCACAATTGAGAATTCGTGCAGAATGGAAAGGACCAACGCGGCCAGTAAAAATGTTGCTCCGGCTCGAATGGCAAATGTTGAGGGGACGATGATTCCAGCAATGAAGGCGGGAAGTCCTGCCACCCAAAGCGCAAAGACTGTAATTTGAAAAACACGAACAGGCATATCCACAGGACGCGGGACCTCGCTCGACCCGGTGCGCGAGAATGCATGATACCAGGTAAATATGGATAAGATTTTCGGTTTTAAGCCTGTAATGATTTGACTGAGAAACCCTATGAAACCCAGTCCACCATAGGCAAGAGCGACACGAAGCGTCTTTTCACTAGGAGGCAGGTGTAACAACACCAGACCCAGTACCACACAAACGACGAGGCAAAAAAACGCAAACGGAGCATGCAGCATTGAGAAATCAGGTCGTGGCGGTAAAGGTGGAGGAGCAGGTTTGCGATTCCTTGCCGTTCGGATTGCAGATCCAAAGAACATAGAAATCCCTGCTGCAATCAAAATCGCAAATATAGTTGAGGTCCTTGTTTCCAATATTGCGCTAATGAAAATGCCTCCAATTCCAACTTCAAGGGTCAGAAGACTAAACCATGGAAGTCGCCCTTTAGCTGGTTCGCCTGGAAGAAACATCGGTAGGAGTCTGTAACCAACTCCAAAAACCATCATCGTTGCCCAACCAATCGCCATCAAATGCACATGCGCAATCACATTGGGAGAAGAGGAAGTCGGTAAGAAACCATAGATTTTGTGAAGCGCAAGGAGGATCCCCCAGGCTCCACCGGCAAATACGTTCATGAAAGCAAAAATAATGTGGAATTTCACAAAACCAGGCGCCTTTGTTTGAGACAGAGCGCGCAAAATTTTGATTCCCGTGAGTACGAGCGCCAGATACACGCAGCCCGCAGACCACGCCATTCCCGCAGGTCGATCAAGCAGGAAGTGGGCCGACATTCCCAGGACACCGGTAGCGTAAAGGAAAAATATTATCCCGTCATGAGTTTTTGCTGACAGATGTATCTGAAGTCCCATCGGAGCCACCATAAAGAGGGTTCCGATTATATTTGCGGAAATCCAACCAAGTGTCACCAGATGCGTCAAAGCAAGGATCCGTGGATGGTAATAAAATCCGGTCAGATCCTCAGCAAAAACAATCGCGCCGGATAGGGCGAGCGCGAAACACAGACTCGCGAACCCCTGATAAAAAAGCGGCAATTTGATGGGAGGCAGTTCCATCCTTATTGAAGAGTCCGAAGAGAGACCTGGCCTTTTCGCGAAAAATTGATGGATTCGGCAAGGATACGCTCCGCTTCTTCCGGCGCATGAAAGCCCGTTGAATTTTCCGCTTCAACAAAATCAAGGTAAAACTGAGCTCGCCTCTGGAACTCGCGAGCTGCTTTCAGTTGCTCCTCTGATCTTCCCAAACTCCTGGCTGTCTTGATGTCCTGAATCAATTCAATCACCGCATCCATAGCCAGATTGCGAAGTTTGAAAACACGCTCCTGAATGATTTCTACACGCGTTCTTAATTCTTCTTCGGACCAGCGATGACATGTTTGGCACGCACGGTTGATATTCAAAACCGGACTCCGCACATGATGATCGCTAATTTTCAACGCACCCACTCGTGTATACGGCATGTGGCAATCCGCACAGGCAACGCCTGAACGGGAATGAATCCCCTGGTTCCACATTTCAAATTCAGGATGCTGCGCTTTCAACGTTTCAGCGCCTGTTTCGGCATGGACCCAATCACGAAACTTCTCTTCTTCGTAATAGGAAAAAATTTCGTCAACCTTAATCCCTTTATGCCACGGGTAAACGAGTCTCTTTTCTTTCCCTTTGAAGTAATACTCAACATGGCACTGACCGCAAACATAACTGCGCATCTCCTGACGCGTCGCCATCTGATTCACGTCATAATCCGGAATTCCCTGCGAAGCTTTCCATACACGGATACCTTCCATGAACCCAGGCCTTGTAACACGCAAGGCCATGGAACCTGGGTCATGACAATCAATACAAGAGACAGGATGAGAAACGAGCTTCCGTGATTCCGAATAAGGCATAGAGTTGATTTTTTCAAAGCCCGCGAACAGAACGCCATTTCCTGCCTTTTTGTAAGGAACGTATACGGAAGCATGGCAATGCAAACAGGTACCCGGTTGCTTTGCAACGATCTGCCTTTCCGTATAGGTTTGATCCAAAAGCATGTATGCATGTCCGCGCTCTTCGCGAAAATCTTTTGCAAAAGCATAGCCGGCCCAAATTATTTTCAGCCGAGGGTCTTCTTCTAAACGCGATTGCGCAACAACAGAGCGCGGATCGGCCTGGCTAGGAGTGCGAGGAATGGCTTCACTGCCCCCAAAACGTGTCCGTATTTGATCGACTGTTCGTTTGTAACCGTCATACTGCAAAGGAAAGTTCTTGCCCCAGAGGGCTGAGTCTTCCGTGTTATCATCCAGATCCACTACACGATAGAAAGGATTTCGAGCTTCCTGTTTCCTTTCCATAATATTCACCAGCAATGCAGCGCCGCCTGCAGCTGCGGCCGCTGCAATTACAGCGATCAGCAACCTGCTTGCAGTTTTATTCATATTCGCTTCACCCTACAAATGGCCCACTGTTGAGTGACAGGATATACAAGAAATTTTTCCCATGGATTGATCTGCCCCTTCAATCGCCTGAACGATTTCTTCGTGACAACTGCGACACGCCCCTTCTGTTACCTTTCGATTCCGGTCATTAATCTGAATCGGCTCGTGAAAACGTCCGGTTGTGAAACGAAAGGAATGCCAGAAACCGTTTGAAGCTTTCGTCATATATTTCGGAATCAGGCTATGCGGTGTATGGCAATCATTGCAACCGGCTACCGATCGATGACTTGATTTCACCCAACCGTCGTATTGCTCATTCATGATGTGGCAATTTGCGCAGGCCGCAGGGTTATTCGTTAAATAAGAAGATCCTTTGGCATAAAGAAAAGTATATGCTCCAAGCCCGACCGCTCCGCCGATCGCTACTGATACCAAAATAGTTACAAAATCCGAAGACTTGAAGAGACTTTTGAGCATCGGAAAATCTGGCTACCTTTTTATACCATAATCAAAGATGAAGGTAGGGCGACGCTTGCGGTCGCCCTGATGCGGTGGGAACAAGCCCCGCCCCTACTGTGCTAGTTGCGACACGGAAACGGTGATCACCGGAATTTTGCTCCTGGCGACGATGCCGGCTGTAACACTACCCATCAACACGCGTTCCAGTCCTTTCCGGCCATGAGTTCCCATTACGATAAAGCCGATGTGATGCTCTTCTGAGTAGGAGAGGATTTCACGGACCGGATCACCGATCAATGTCGCCACTTTTTGATTTCCAACAAGGTAATGATTCTTCAGATCTTTTTGCAGTGTCAGATTTACATCCGTTCCTGCGATTGGCGGAATTGTCATATTTAGAAATGGATAAACGCTGTTCAAATCAGTTACAGTTGGCAGATCGATCACATGGATGTAATGAAGATCAGCTTTCAAGAAGTTTGCAAATTCGACTCCGAGAGTCAGTGCCTTGTAGCTTGTATCCGAAAAATCCGTTGGGATCAGAATTCTGTCGAACCCATGGTATCTTTCATTCGCATGTTCGAAGTCTCGGACCACCATGACTGGAATCTGAGAATCGTGGGTAACCTTCTGGACAACACTTCCCAAAAACAATCGACCGACAGGTCCCCTTCCGTGACTTCCCAGTACAATTAAGTCGAAGCCGTTTTTACGTGCGAAATTTTGTATTTCGTCAGAAATCGACGCCCCCAGAATCAGATGCCGGTCACTATTCGGATAGACGCGTTGTGGGAAGAAATCTTCAAGTTTTCCGCGGAGATCCGCCTGCAAGCTGGAAGTCGCTACCACGAAAGGAGAACTGCCAAACGGGTATTCGCCCAATGTGGATACGTGAAGAGTTTCGACTCTCCCGCTGCCGTGCTCCGCAAGACTGATCGCTGCGAGCAGTGCAGCACGGGAAGGTTTTGAAAAGTCTGTAGCCACCAGTATTTTCCTGAACATGACATCACCTCCGTAAAACAATCCTTCAAATTAAAGTTAGTTCATGACCCACAATGTCTTGGCGCGATCTAGCAACCAACACCGGGCAAATTGAGTCTGTGACAACCTTTTTTGCAACACTGCCTAGAAACAACTCTTCTTTTACCTTTCTTGAATGATGGCCTAGCACCACGAGATCGATTTGATTCTTACTCACTATCTTCAGAATCTCTTCAGCCGGATGCCCGGATCCTACTAGAAATTTCGCGGTGCACCAGTCTTCTTCGGTTGGGTCCACAAATTCCATAAGCTTGTCTTTGACCCATTGCTGTTGAGCCTCCCACTCGTTTGCGTGGACTTTTGGCACGGTGTGGAAAATGGTTATTTCTGCCTGATACATCCGCCCAATCTGAAGAGCGAGTTTAGCGACCTGGCGGCTGTTCAAATCGTAATCCAACGCGCAGAGTATCTTTTTGATTTCGACGTGGCGCACGTCATCCTCCCGGATGAAATGATGCGTCGGCCGGCATACTGTAAGAACCGGCAGCGCGGCCTTGTGCAAAACTTTGTTCGTCACAGATCCGGTAAAAAATTTTTCATGACCGGAAAGGCCATGCGTTCCCATCACAATCAAATCGCAAGCCGTTCTCCTGGCTGTTTTGTAAAATCACGTCCGTGGGATTTCCCTGTTCAATGATTTTTATGGCTTGGACCGAATCCATGCTTCCAATGAAACTGTCCAGCTTTTCTTTCGCATTAAAAATCAGAGCTTCGTGAACGGTCTCTACATAATCTCCTTGCAGATAGCTGATCGTCTGTGAAAGGTCAGGAATGGAATGACAAATAACCAGCGGCGCATCATTTTCGTGAGCAAGCACAACAGCGTAACGCAAGGCCAACGACGAATAGTCTGAAAAATCCACCGGGCAAAGAATTTTCTTGAAGACCCTCATGGAAGACATCTTTCCTCCGTTTTGTTGATTGAGCAAATGGCGTACCAGAGCTCTGGCAGGCTGTGCACCTTCATCCCCTTAAGCCGGAGTGACAGATTGTCGAGTTTGTTGACAAATCGGCCATCTTGTGCCGGATTCTATTTTTGCCCGAAGCTTTTGCCGCATACATCAGACGGTCAGCCTCCGTCAACATCTCCTTGACCTCAGGAAAATGCTCTACATAGGTCACGGCGCCAATGCTCAGCGAAATATTCCAATGTTTATCCCGCATTTGCTTCTTCCAGCTCTCCTGCAGTTTGTGAATCGCAACCTGTCCCGATTCGAAATTAGTCTCCGGTAATAAAACTACAAACTCATCTCCTCCAATACGCGCAACCGAATCGGAGCTTCGTATATTCTGTTTGAGCACTGAGCCGACTTCTTTCAAAAGGATATCTCCAATATCGTGGCCTGAGCGATCGTTCATTTCTTTAAAATCATCCAGATCAACGTAGGCAATGGTAAGCGGATGTTTGTGCCGAATGGCTCTTTCTCGCTCTTGATTCGCAGCAGCTAAGAAGACTCGCCGGTTCGGAAGCTCTGTTAAAAAATCAATCCTGGCCGACGCTTTTTCCCGTTCCAGATTGGACTTCAATAAAGAAATGACAATGGAGATGCCTATGAAAAAGGAGAGTCTCAATGCGGCATTCCACAAGACAATAAAGGGCTCCCATTGCGTCAAGCGAAGATCCACGATCATCCATGCGAATACAGAAGCGCAGCAGAAAACAATCCCCACAGTTGGACCGGCCAGCCACGCACCGAAAAAGATCGGCACGGCGTAGAAAACGTAAAGAGAAACCTTCTGCGCGGTGATCAGGTCTGCGTAACCGATCAAGCCGATCACCGCGCAACCGAAAATCAAAATGCTCCATCTGGCGAGCACTGTCTTCATGGCCGGATTGCCACCTTCAGGACCCCATCCAATCTTTCGCTGAACAATTTGTACGCATCATTGATCCGGCTTAACGGGAAATTGTGGGTCAACAAAAGCGATGGATCGAAACGTTTTGCCTGAACGATGCTTAACAAACGCCGCATCCTTTCTTTGCCACCTGGACACAAAGTCGTGACGATTCGATAGTCTCCAATACCTGCGCCGAAAGCCTGATAAGGCAATTCCAATTTCCCTGAGTAAACACCCAGGCTTGAAAGTATTCCGCCTGGACGCAAACATCGCAAAGAGCTTTCGAACGTCTGCTGTGTACCCAGTGCCTCGATCGCAACATCTGCTCCGCCTTCGGTAAGTCGTTTCACATCGGGAACAACGTCCGTGTGCCGATAATCAAGAACGACATCCGCTCCAACTTTCTTAGAAATAGCCAACCGATTCTCATCGCCATCCACTGCGATGATCAAAGAAGCTCCCATTAATTTGGCGCCGACTGTTGAGCAAAGTCCGATGGGACCTTGCGCAAAAACTACAACGGAGTCACCAATCTTGATTTTTGCCGACTCTGCGCCACTGAAGCCCGTTGACGCGATATCTGCGAGTAAGACGGCTTGTTCATTTGTGACGTTGTCAGGTACTTTTGCAAGGTTGGCCTGCGCATAAGGGACAAGGAGGTATTCCGCTTGCGCTCCATTGATCGTATTTCCAAAACGCCAACCACCAAGCGCTTCGTAACCGCCGCCATGACCACATTGCGAAAGGTGACCTGACAAACAAGCTCGGCATTGTCCACACGGTGTGATTGCGCCTACAAGAACACGATCTCCTACTTCGTATCCCGTGACGCCCGGACCAAGTTCATCTACAATTCCTACAACTTCGTGACCAATAATAAGCCCAGGCTGAACCCGATATTCACCACGCATGATGTGAACGTCGGTTCCGCAAATGGTTGTTAAACTCACCCGAATCACCGCTTCCCCAAAACCGGGATGCGGTCGCGGAACTTCTTCCACGCGAAGATCATTCACTCCGCGAAATACTGTTGCAAGCATCTTTTCCATAATTCAACCTCCGGTTTATCAATGAGCAAATCCTGCGCCAAATTGAGGCGGCCGCTATCCTGCTCATAAACGTTTGTATTCAAACAGGATCCAAAAGCACACAGAGTTGCAAGAACACTTTCACGTACGACAGATTGTCGGCCTGAATCCTATGCAGATGAATCGGCGAATATTCGAGAAGTGGCCCTGGTTAAATAAAGTGGATTGCTTCTATGATTTTTTGGGCGGCTTGTTCAGCAGAGATACGATCAGAATCCAAGATCAGATCCGCATGTTCCGGCTCTTCATAAGGTTCTTGCATTCCCGGTACGGTGGCCGCTTTTCCCTTTTGCGCTGCAGCAAAAATACCTTTTGGGTCACGCGCCACGCAAACGTCCAGCGGACAGCGAACATATATCTCCATAAAACGGGGAACAGCAGTGCGCATTGCATCGCGATATTTCCGCAGATTTGCGGTAGCATCCAGTAGTACATTCACACCATGATCCGATAAGACTTTTCCCATATATACAACAACCGAATAAAACCAATCTCTTTCGCTTCGCGAGTAATCCGGTTCAGGGGTTAAAATCTTGCGGAGCTGGTCTGATTCCAGATGTGCCGTTATGATTCTCCTTTCCTTTAGTTTCTCCAGAAGAAGCCTTGCGATGGTAGTCTTTCCGGATCCGGGTAGCCCGGTGAGCCAGATCACAAATCCAGGATTCATTTTTCCTACATTCTAAGCCTGGAAGCAATCCATTTTCTACTGATGAACTTTTGTACATTATGTCACAAGCAAAACCAACACTATGGCGGATGCGCATCCGATCCACCTTCACCTTGTTCATTTTCAAGTGTTGGACCGTCATCACTCGCTTTGACGGTTTTAGAGAACGCTATGTCTGGCATTGCCATATTCTGGAACATGAAGATAACGAGATGCGGATTATGGATGTGATCTGAAAATTTGAACGGTCACGATTTCAGAATCTTCACCTGATCTAAGGTGTCGTCGTTACAGGAGTTCGTTGATCCGTTCGGGTGCGAATGTTTCAACCGCGAGCACATTTTTTACGAACCCCAAAAGCTGTTCGCGAATGGGAATCGCGAGACGCGGGTACCAGACCGGATTTAATAAGACCAGTGAACGCCACGCGTAAAAAGGCTGGACCGTTTTGAGAATTTCGATGTCTTTCGTTGCATTTAAATAAGTTTCCCAGAATTTCAAAAACATTTTTTCGAAAGTGGAATACAAAGCGCCGTACTTCTGTAAGGAATGAAAAACATAATTGATTGTCATTGAAGTTACATCATCGGCCGGTTCCCCCCATTCGCCTCTGGAACGATCTAATACCGTAAAATCCACGCCCTTTCGAAAAAGAATATTCCAGGCATGAAAGTCGCCATGCACCTGGCTGAGCCTGTGAGTCATACGTTTCAGTTTCCAGCGCCATTTCAAACAAGCCATTTCCACTTGCTGCAAAATTTCTAACGTAGCTACCGGATCGTTGTGTGTGTAGAATAGAAGAGAGATACTCTTCAATTACCGCTTTGTTGCCTTGATCCATGCTGATCTCCTAACGCAAACAGTGTGCCTCTATTCTAGGCTACGTATCAATTCACTGTCTTTTCCATAAACATCATTGCGGAATTGCAAAGAACCATCTGCTTCGACCCAGGTAGTGAAGCAAACAATGTAAATCGGAAGTGGTTTTTTTAAGCGGGTCATTTGTGTCTTATTGCTTTTAATTCTGACCGCTAATTTTTCATCCGACCACCCTTCCTCTTCTAAAATCCAGTTCGCGAGATC
This region includes:
- a CDS encoding molecular chaperone TorD family protein; this translates as MKSNVKKTIQHAAEWRLASLLLSRPGANWHGEVRSLARESLNKDLQKAATEALSHASEEDYLALLGPAGHISPREIAYIGLEDPGLVIADLMNFYDAFHYEPHAEDPNDHIAVQTGFAGFLALKKAYAISTNNQEAHRITRVALKHFLGKHLTRMIRGMASNLTGCEPKYLRNVMRYLMRCVSHVPLLPIQKAPQLTEETIRCGL
- a CDS encoding ammonia-forming cytochrome c nitrite reductase subunit c552, producing MNKTASRLLIAVIAAAAAAGGAALLVNIMERKQEARNPFYRVVDLDDNTEDSALWGKNFPLQYDGYKRTVDQIRTRFGGSEAIPRTPSQADPRSVVAQSRLEEDPRLKIIWAGYAFAKDFREERGHAYMLLDQTYTERQIVAKQPGTCLHCHASVYVPYKKAGNGVLFAGFEKINSMPYSESRKLVSHPVSCIDCHDPGSMALRVTRPGFMEGIRVWKASQGIPDYDVNQMATRQEMRSYVCGQCHVEYYFKGKEKRLVYPWHKGIKVDEIFSYYEEEKFRDWVHAETGAETLKAQHPEFEMWNQGIHSRSGVACADCHMPYTRVGALKISDHHVRSPVLNINRACQTCHRWSEEELRTRVEIIQERVFKLRNLAMDAVIELIQDIKTARSLGRSEEQLKAAREFQRRAQFYLDFVEAENSTGFHAPEEAERILAESINFSRKGQVSLRTLQ
- the nrfH gene encoding cytochrome c nitrite reductase small subunit, with protein sequence MLKSLFKSSDFVTILVSVAIGGAVGLGAYTFLYAKGSSYLTNNPAACANCHIMNEQYDGWVKSSHRSVAGCNDCHTPHSLIPKYMTKASNGFWHSFRFTTGRFHEPIQINDRNRKVTEGACRSCHEEIVQAIEGADQSMGKISCISCHSTVGHL
- a CDS encoding universal stress protein; protein product: MFRKILVATDFSKPSRAALLAAISLAEHGSGRVETLHVSTLGEYPFGSSPFVVATSSLQADLRGKLEDFFPQRVYPNSDRHLILGASISDEIQNFARKNGFDLIVLGSHGRGPVGRLFLGSVVQKVTHDSQIPVMVVRDFEHANERYHGFDRILIPTDFSDTSYKALTLGVEFANFLKADLHYIHVIDLPTVTDLNSVYPFLNMTIPPIAGTDVNLTLQKDLKNHYLVGNQKVATLIGDPVREILSYSEEHHIGFIVMGTHGRKGLERVLMGSVTAGIVARSKIPVITVSVSQLAQ
- a CDS encoding universal stress protein encodes the protein MGTHGLSGHEKFFTGSVTNKVLHKAALPVLTVCRPTHHFIREDDVRHVEIKKILCALDYDLNSRQVAKLALQIGRMYQAEITIFHTVPKVHANEWEAQQQWVKDKLMEFVDPTEEDWCTAKFLVGSGHPAEEILKIVSKNQIDLVVLGHHSRKVKEELFLGSVAKKVVTDSICPVLVARSRQDIVGHELTLI
- a CDS encoding universal stress protein; the encoded protein is MSSMRVFKKILCPVDFSDYSSLALRYAVVLAHENDAPLVICHSIPDLSQTISYLQGDYVETVHEALIFNAKEKLDSFIGSMDSVQAIKIIEQGNPTDVILQNSQENGLRFDCDGNAWPFRS
- a CDS encoding GGDEF domain-containing protein codes for the protein MKTVLARWSILIFGCAVIGLIGYADLITAQKVSLYVFYAVPIFFGAWLAGPTVGIVFCCASVFAWMIVDLRLTQWEPFIVLWNAALRLSFFIGISIVISLLKSNLEREKASARIDFLTELPNRRVFLAAANQERERAIRHKHPLTIAYVDLDDFKEMNDRSGHDIGDILLKEVGSVLKQNIRSSDSVARIGGDEFVVLLPETNFESGQVAIHKLQESWKKQMRDKHWNISLSIGAVTYVEHFPEVKEMLTEADRLMYAAKASGKNRIRHKMADLSTNSTICHSGLRG
- a CDS encoding alcohol dehydrogenase catalytic domain-containing protein, whose translation is MLATVFRGVNDLRVEEVPRPHPGFGEAVIRVSLTTICGTDVHIMRGEYRVQPGLIIGHEVVGIVDELGPGVTGYEVGDRVLVGAITPCGQCRACLSGHLSQCGHGGGYEALGGWRFGNTINGAQAEYLLVPYAQANLAKVPDNVTNEQAVLLADIASTGFSGAESAKIKIGDSVVVFAQGPIGLCSTVGAKLMGASLIIAVDGDENRLAISKKVGADVVLDYRHTDVVPDVKRLTEGGADVAIEALGTQQTFESSLRCLRPGGILSSLGVYSGKLELPYQAFGAGIGDYRIVTTLCPGGKERMRRLLSIVQAKRFDPSLLLTHNFPLSRINDAYKLFSERLDGVLKVAIRP
- the cysC gene encoding adenylyl-sulfate kinase, with product MNPGFVIWLTGLPGSGKTTIARLLLEKLKERRIITAHLESDQLRKILTPEPDYSRSERDWFYSVVVYMGKVLSDHGVNVLLDATANLRKYRDAMRTAVPRFMEIYVRCPLDVCVARDPKGIFAAAQKGKAATVPGMQEPYEEPEHADLILDSDRISAEQAAQKIIEAIHFI
- a CDS encoding multicopper oxidase domain-containing protein, encoding MSQAKPTLWRMRIRSTFTLFIFKCWTVITRFDGFRERYVWHCHILEHEDNEMRIMDVI
- a CDS encoding aminoglycoside phosphotransferase family protein, giving the protein MKSISLLFYTHNDPVATLEILQQVEMACLKWRWKLKRMTHRLSQVHGDFHAWNILFRKGVDFTVLDRSRGEWGEPADDVTSMTINYVFHSLQKYGALYSTFEKMFLKFWETYLNATKDIEILKTVQPFYAWRSLVLLNPVWYPRLAIPIREQLLGFVKNVLAVETFAPERINELL